The stretch of DNA ATCTCGGTGAACTCGGTTTGGCTATGACCCGCCGGATCTTAAAAGATGATGTCTCGATACCGTTGAGAAGATTAAGGACTGTGGCTGCATGATCTATGACAATTCCGAAAAAAAATTCGGATGCGGCGGTTCGGGCTGCGGCTGTTCGGCTTCCGTGCTCAATTCGATGATCTATGCAAAACTCTGCGAACGAGAACTGAAAAGCGTATTATTCGTCGGCACCGGCGCTCTGATGAGTCCTGTCAGCGTCTTTCAGGGCGAGGTTATTCCGGCGGTCGCTCATACCGTCCAGTTTGCCTCAAAATCGTAAAATACGGAAAGGGACAACCCTATGTTTTTAAAATATCTGACGGTCTACGCGGTGGGCGGAATGATCTGCCTGATCTGCCAGATTCTGATTGACAAGACCAAGATTACGCCCGCCCGGATATTGGTTACCCTCATCGGCCTCGGCGTGTTGCTCGCGGCCTTCGGGTTTTCCGACGCGGCGGTCGACGCGGTGGGTGCGGGCATCACCGCGCCGATCATCGGGTTCGGCATCACACTTGCGAACGGCGTCAAACAGGCGGTTTCGGAAAAGGGCGCATTGGGCGTTTTGACAGGAGGGCTGACAGCGACATCGGCGGGAATCGCGGCAGTCATCGTTTTCGCCTTTTTGGCGGCGGTTCTTTCCAAACCGCGTGAAAAATAAATCGAAAGCCCGTTTATAAATAAAACTTTTCATCGTATCGAATATCCCGTCGTTATCCGGAAAAAATAGGTACGAAAATCGGTTATTTCGTCCGCAGACGGGAGAATATGGATATGGTAAAGGGAGTCAATAAGCAGGTCATCGAAGTAGTGGATACCGGCAGCCGCTATTTTGAGCGGGCGATTTTAATCGTCAATCCGAAAAATATTGCCGACCAGACCCGCATCTACGACGAGGCGGCGCGCATTTTTTCCAAAAAAGAAGAGTTACCGCCGCCGAGAAAACTCGTTTTCCCCGCGATTTGCAAAATGGCGGGTTTCACGGCACTCGGTGCCGCTATTGCAGGCATCCTGATCAAAGTGCTCTGATAAAGCCAAAAACGCCTCCCGTTCGCAGTTTCTCATGCGGAACGGGGGGCTTTTTCGGTTTTATCGAATGCCCGATGAGCCTTATTTCGAGGATGCCGAACTTGACATTGAACTGACCGGGCTTACCGAAGAACTGGTCAGCGGGCTGGTCATCGGACTGGTCAGAGGGCTCGTCATGGAACTTGTCAGCGGGCTGGTGACCATACTCGGAACGCTGCTCATCACCGAACTTGGGCGGTAAGAGGATACCCGGCTCGAAGCCGAACTTGTATTGCCCTTTGCGCAAGCCGTAACGGCCGCACATATCGCCGCGACAACCGCGATATACAAAAGTTTTTTCATTTTTCCCTGTTCCTTTTCTTTTCGATCGATTGACGCGAGGGTTCGCGTCCCGAATATTTTCTGCTGTAAACCGCGAAATATTTGTGTTAAAACTTTACATGAACCGCTTGAATTGTTATAATAAAAACTGCAAACGCCTAACAAATTTTCGGTCGGTTTTTCGTTTCAAAAAAATTCCCCGGATCTAAAAATATTACCAGAGAAAATTACAAATAAAAACCGAAAGGATTTGATTTTTTGAAAATTAAAACCGAAAACGGCTATGTGATTCCTTCACGCGATACGGTGTTTTCCTATAACGGCTGGCCGAGTGTCTGCCGGGGGCCGAAAGGCGATTTGATTGCGGTCTGTTCGGGCCTTCGGCTCGCGCATGTCTGCCCGTTCGGCAAGGCGATCTTATGCCGCAGTTTTGATGAGGGAAAGACCTGGACCCGCCCGCAGATCATCATCGATACCCCGCTCGATGACCGCGACGCCGGCGTGACGGTCTTCAACGGCGACAAAATCATCGTGACCTCTTTTAATCATTATATCCGTATTCAAAAGGATTTTCCGTGCGACAATCAATTTGCCGAGACCATGAAAAACGCTTATTTTTCCGAAAACCGCATCACCGGTGAGCTTGAAAAAAGATTTTACGGCTCCACTTATGCCGTCAGCGAAGACAACGGAATCACCTGGAGTGAAGTTCGCCATGCGCCCGTCACCGCGCCGCACGGTCCCTGCGCGCTCAAAAACGGCGGTCTGCTCTATATGGGCAACCCCAAGGTCTACGAGGAACAAAAACAGCTCACTCCCGAAAAAAACGTTCTTGAAGTCTGGTTCAGCCCCGACGGCGGGAATTGGGAAAAATATGCCGCGATTGAAAACCCGCGGAAGGGTTTATACTTTTGTGAAGCGCACATCGCCGAACTGCCCGATCACACGCTGCTTGGCACCATCCGCGTGCAGGGCGAACTGAAAAACGGCAATTACAGCGAACGTGTCTTTTGCGTCTATCAGACCGAATCCGCCGATGGCGGTAAAACGTGGACAGCGCCGCACAAAACCGTCGAATTCGGTTCGCCTCCGCAGGTGCTTGTGCATTCATCGGGAACACTGGTACTGGTCTACGGTTATCGCCGCGAACCCTTCGGCGAGCGCGCGAAGATTTCAAACGACGACGGAAGGACCTGGAGCGAAGAACTCATTCTGCGCGACGACGCGCCGAATTCCGACCTCGGTTATCCGGCCTCGGTTGAACTGAAA from Oscillospiraceae bacterium encodes:
- a CDS encoding SpoVA/SpoVAEb family sporulation membrane protein; translated protein: MFLKYLTVYAVGGMICLICQILIDKTKITPARILVTLIGLGVLLAAFGFSDAAVDAVGAGITAPIIGFGITLANGVKQAVSEKGALGVLTGGLTATSAGIAAVIVFAFLAAVLSKPREK
- a CDS encoding sialidase family protein; the protein is MKIKTENGYVIPSRDTVFSYNGWPSVCRGPKGDLIAVCSGLRLAHVCPFGKAILCRSFDEGKTWTRPQIIIDTPLDDRDAGVTVFNGDKIIVTSFNHYIRIQKDFPCDNQFAETMKNAYFSENRITGELEKRFYGSTYAVSEDNGITWSEVRHAPVTAPHGPCALKNGGLLYMGNPKVYEEQKQLTPEKNVLEVWFSPDGGNWEKYAAIENPRKGLYFCEAHIAELPDHTLLGTIRVQGELKNGNYSERVFCVYQTESADGGKTWTAPHKTVEFGSPPQVLVHSSGTLVLVYGYRREPFGERAKISNDDGRTWSEELILRDDAPNSDLGYPASVELKDGRILTLYYQKHDIQTPPEIMYSIWEIPAM